From Rhodovastum atsumiense, a single genomic window includes:
- a CDS encoding SDR family NAD(P)-dependent oxidoreductase, whose protein sequence is MLDPTGRVVMVSGAGRGIGRKVVDTLLAAGFCVSAGLRSPRALPAHERLFSHTYEAESLDSAQAWIDATLARFGRLDGLVNAAGINPMARIEDADETAFDRMWEVNVKGPLRLIRLALPHLKAGGEGRVINLASLSGKRVANENAGYAMSKFALIALTQAVRREGWDHGIRATALCPGFVATDMTLHATHPRDRMTDPADVAALAEMLLRLPNTATIGELRVNCRFEALV, encoded by the coding sequence ATGCTTGATCCCACCGGTCGCGTCGTCATGGTCTCGGGGGCCGGGCGGGGCATCGGACGAAAGGTCGTGGACACGCTGCTGGCCGCGGGCTTCTGCGTCTCCGCCGGGCTGCGTTCGCCGCGGGCGCTGCCGGCGCATGAACGCCTGTTCTCCCACACCTACGAGGCCGAGAGCCTGGACAGCGCGCAGGCCTGGATCGATGCCACCCTGGCCCGCTTCGGCCGGCTGGACGGGCTGGTCAACGCCGCCGGGATCAATCCGATGGCGCGCATCGAGGATGCGGACGAGACAGCGTTCGACCGGATGTGGGAGGTGAACGTGAAGGGGCCGCTGCGGCTGATCCGTCTTGCCCTGCCGCACCTGAAGGCCGGCGGCGAGGGCAGGGTGATCAACCTCGCCTCGCTCTCGGGCAAGCGCGTCGCCAACGAGAACGCCGGCTACGCCATGAGCAAGTTCGCGCTGATCGCCCTGACCCAGGCGGTGCGGCGCGAGGGCTGGGACCATGGCATCCGCGCCACCGCGCTCTGCCCGGGCTTCGTCGCCACCGACATGACCCTGCACGCGACGCATCCGCGCGACCGGATGACCGATCCCGCCGACGTCGCTGCCCTGGCCGAGATGCTGCTGCGCCTGCCCAACACCGCAACGATCGGCGAATTGCGTGTCAACTGCCGGTTCGAGGCATTGGTGTGA
- a CDS encoding ABC transporter permease: MIFYILRRLLAAIPTLLAVLTLVFVIVRIVPGDPAIAILGDRATPAAVEALRAKLGLDLPIWRQYLDFIGQSLSGEFGRSMVTDRPILSDVGAVLPYTIDLTLAALLVGTLLGVPAGVWAALYRNRAIDVAARLLSLVGLSFPVFVSGIFMLLAFALHWRLFPVIGNADLSDPLDRLHRLVLPALTLGVVMAAYITRVTRSAMLQVLSEDYMRTARAKGMPWRRVVWRHGLRNAGLPVVTVVGLYVGILIGNSVLTEIVFNRPGLGKIIVGALNQRDYTMLQGLMVIYCFLIVVVNLLTDLTYGLIDPRVKQA, translated from the coding sequence GTGATCTTCTACATCCTGCGCCGGCTGCTGGCGGCGATTCCGACGCTGCTGGCAGTGTTGACCCTGGTCTTCGTGATCGTGCGGATCGTCCCTGGCGATCCGGCGATCGCGATCCTGGGCGACCGTGCCACCCCCGCCGCCGTCGAGGCGCTGCGCGCCAAGCTTGGCCTCGACCTGCCGATCTGGCGGCAATATCTCGATTTCATCGGGCAATCGCTGTCGGGCGAGTTCGGCCGCTCCATGGTGACGGACCGGCCGATCCTGAGCGATGTCGGCGCGGTGCTGCCCTACACGATCGACCTGACGCTCGCGGCGCTGCTGGTGGGGACCCTGCTGGGCGTGCCCGCCGGGGTCTGGGCGGCGCTCTACCGCAACCGCGCCATCGACGTGGCGGCGCGGCTGCTGTCGCTGGTCGGCCTGTCCTTTCCCGTGTTCGTCTCCGGCATCTTCATGCTGCTGGCCTTCGCGCTGCACTGGCGCCTGTTCCCGGTGATCGGCAATGCCGACCTGTCCGACCCGCTCGACCGGTTGCACCGGCTGGTGCTGCCGGCCCTGACGCTCGGCGTGGTCATGGCCGCCTACATCACCCGGGTGACCCGCAGCGCCATGCTGCAGGTGCTGTCGGAAGACTACATGCGCACCGCCCGCGCCAAGGGCATGCCCTGGCGGCGCGTGGTCTGGCGCCACGGCCTGCGCAATGCCGGCCTGCCGGTGGTGACGGTGGTCGGGCTCTATGTCGGCATCCTGATCGGCAATTCCGTGCTGACCGAGATCGTGTTCAATCGTCCGGGGCTCGGCAAGATCATCGTCGGCGCCCTCAACCAGCGCGACTATACGATGCTGCAGGGACTGATGGTGATCTATTGCTTCCTGATCGTGGTGGTGAACCTGCTGACCGATCTCACCTATGGCCTGATCGATCCACGGGTGAAGCAGGCATGA
- a CDS encoding ABC transporter substrate-binding protein, with protein MTFRAALLAAAFAVPFAATLPASAQAAPRTTLVVGMAAQDVGRLDPHFAVSTIDRTVVAWMFNGLVRFRPGSMSPTDIEPDLAERWEASADKTVWTFHLRHGVKFHGDYGEVTADDVVFSLQKAADPKRSAFSADYAAFDKVEAIDPYTVRITLKQQVPSLLGIVTNYAGGFIVSRKAVEALGDGFARAPIGSGPFAYASLTPNQSLELVAHKAYFRGAPKLERISYRFLPSTASRDLAFQNGELDLEFGMQDQTWVNRARKMPNAVVDVFEPGEEALLHLNMAQKPLDDIRVRQAIAYAINRPEILRWQGAEISRQPGSVIPIGNLGYTAENGLPQFNLNKAKQLLAEAGYPQGLTLKVIHTQLPNMLAQMQVVQAQLKRAGINLDLQVVEHATYHQMIRQDLSSIVSYTAARFPVADVYLTQFYHSRSTVKTPTAVTNFSHCTAADAEIDAARTEPDEKKQIALWQTAQRKIVTQLCAVPLIETLQAWVRRDSLDYGYTLKGSLSLGPVITETTHFK; from the coding sequence ATGACGTTCCGTGCCGCCCTGCTGGCAGCCGCCTTTGCCGTACCCTTCGCGGCAACGCTGCCGGCCTCCGCACAGGCCGCGCCCAGGACCACGCTGGTGGTGGGCATGGCCGCTCAGGACGTGGGCCGCCTCGACCCGCACTTTGCTGTCTCCACCATCGATCGCACGGTGGTGGCGTGGATGTTCAATGGGCTGGTGCGCTTCCGCCCCGGCAGCATGTCGCCCACCGATATTGAACCGGACCTCGCCGAGCGCTGGGAAGCGAGCGCCGACAAGACGGTCTGGACCTTCCATCTGCGTCACGGCGTCAAGTTCCATGGCGATTACGGCGAAGTCACCGCCGACGACGTGGTGTTCAGCCTGCAGAAGGCGGCCGATCCGAAGCGCTCGGCCTTCTCCGCCGATTATGCCGCCTTCGACAAGGTCGAGGCGATCGATCCGTACACGGTGCGCATCACGCTGAAGCAACAGGTGCCGAGCCTGCTCGGCATCGTCACCAATTATGCCGGCGGCTTCATCGTTTCGCGCAAGGCGGTGGAGGCTCTCGGCGACGGCTTCGCCCGCGCGCCGATCGGCTCCGGCCCCTTTGCCTATGCCTCGCTCACGCCGAATCAGTCGCTGGAACTGGTGGCCCATAAAGCCTATTTCCGCGGTGCCCCGAAGCTGGAGCGCATCAGCTACCGCTTCCTGCCGTCCACGGCCTCGCGCGACCTCGCCTTCCAGAACGGTGAGCTCGACCTCGAATTCGGCATGCAGGACCAGACCTGGGTGAACCGCGCCAGGAAGATGCCGAATGCCGTGGTCGACGTGTTCGAGCCCGGCGAGGAGGCACTGCTGCACCTGAACATGGCGCAGAAGCCGCTCGACGACATCCGCGTGCGCCAGGCCATCGCCTACGCCATCAACCGCCCGGAGATCCTGCGCTGGCAGGGCGCGGAGATTTCCCGCCAGCCCGGCAGCGTGATCCCGATCGGCAATCTCGGCTACACCGCCGAGAACGGCCTGCCGCAGTTCAACCTCAACAAGGCCAAGCAACTGCTCGCCGAGGCCGGCTACCCGCAGGGCCTGACGCTGAAGGTGATCCACACCCAGTTGCCCAACATGCTGGCGCAGATGCAGGTGGTGCAGGCCCAGCTCAAGCGTGCCGGCATCAACCTCGACCTGCAGGTGGTCGAGCACGCCACCTATCACCAGATGATCCGCCAGGATCTTTCCTCGATCGTTTCCTATACCGCGGCGCGCTTCCCGGTGGCGGATGTCTACCTGACCCAGTTCTACCATTCGCGCAGCACGGTGAAGACGCCAACGGCGGTGACCAATTTCAGCCACTGTACCGCGGCCGACGCCGAGATCGACGCCGCCCGCACCGAACCCGACGAGAAGAAGCAGATCGCATTGTGGCAGACGGCGCAGCGCAAGATCGTGACGCAGCTCTGCGCCGTGCCGCTGATCGAGACGCTGCAGGCCTGGGTGCGGCGTGACAGCCTTGATTACGGCTACACGCTGAAAGGATCGCTCTCGCTCGGCCCGGTCATCACCGAGACCACCCACTTCAAGTGA
- a CDS encoding ABC transporter ATP-binding protein, which translates to MEDHDPVLLIEDLRTEFRIGGTWRAAVDGVSLSLRRGETLALVGESGCGKSMTSLSIMGLVPRPAGRIAGGRIVLEGRDIVPLPEHALEQLRGDRMAMIFQEPMTSLNPVMTIGEQVAEPLRLHRGLSRAEAARRALAVLEEVKIPSAARRYHEYPHQFSGGMRQRVMIAVALACEPALLLADEPTTALDVTIQAQVLGLLADLKARHGMAMLFITHNLGVVAQIADRVAVMYAGQIVEEAPVLEIFAAPRHPYTRALFAAIPRMDLDAQELAAIPGRVPPLDAMPQGCRFAPRCPLARAGCEAPQALLPAGPEHRARCHLATKELAHA; encoded by the coding sequence ATGGAAGATCATGACCCGGTCCTGCTGATCGAGGACCTGCGAACCGAGTTCCGCATCGGCGGCACCTGGCGGGCCGCCGTGGACGGCGTATCCTTGTCGCTGCGTCGCGGAGAGACACTGGCGCTGGTGGGCGAATCGGGCTGCGGCAAGTCGATGACCTCACTGTCGATCATGGGCCTGGTGCCGCGCCCGGCCGGGCGAATCGCCGGCGGGCGAATCGTGCTGGAAGGCCGCGACATCGTTCCGTTGCCGGAGCATGCGCTGGAGCAGTTGCGCGGCGACCGGATGGCGATGATCTTCCAGGAGCCGATGACCAGCCTCAATCCGGTGATGACCATCGGCGAGCAGGTGGCCGAGCCGTTGCGCCTGCATCGCGGCCTGTCGCGCGCCGAGGCGGCGCGGCGCGCGCTCGCGGTGCTGGAGGAGGTCAAGATCCCCTCGGCCGCCCGCCGCTATCATGAATACCCGCACCAGTTCTCCGGCGGCATGCGCCAGCGCGTGATGATCGCGGTGGCGCTGGCCTGCGAGCCGGCGCTGCTGCTGGCCGACGAACCGACCACCGCGCTGGATGTCACCATCCAGGCGCAGGTGCTGGGGCTGCTGGCCGACCTGAAGGCGCGGCACGGCATGGCGATGCTGTTCATCACCCACAACCTTGGCGTGGTGGCGCAGATCGCCGACCGGGTGGCGGTGATGTACGCCGGCCAGATCGTCGAGGAAGCCCCGGTGCTGGAGATCTTCGCCGCCCCCCGCCATCCCTATACCCGCGCGCTGTTCGCCGCGATCCCGCGCATGGACCTCGATGCGCAGGAACTCGCCGCCATTCCCGGCCGGGTGCCGCCGCTCGACGCCATGCCGCAGGGCTGCCGCTTCGCGCCGCGCTGCCCGCTCGCCCGCGCCGGCTGCGAGGCGCCGCAGGCGCTGCTGCCGGCCGGACCGGAGCATCGGGCCCGCTGTCATCTCGCCACGAAGGAACTGGCCCATGCTTGA